From a single Thioalbus denitrificans genomic region:
- a CDS encoding heavy-metal-associated domain-containing protein, protein MKTYRANVVIHLDESLDPAQIHDLERKLSGENGVISACVSDRATHLMVVDFDSQAISSDQLLARVQREGVHAELVGL, encoded by the coding sequence ATGAAGACCTACCGCGCGAACGTGGTTATCCATCTCGACGAGAGCCTGGATCCCGCCCAGATCCACGACCTGGAGCGCAAGCTGAGCGGCGAGAACGGCGTCATCAGCGCCTGCGTCAGCGACCGCGCCACCCACCTGATGGTGGTGGATTTCGACTCCCAGGCCATCAGCTCCGACCAGTTGCTGGCCCGGGTGCAGCGCGAGGGGGTGCACGCGGAGCTGGTGGGGCTCTGA